One region of Rhodocaloribacter litoris genomic DNA includes:
- a CDS encoding WG repeat-containing protein, translating into MKRLVPYGLALLLLPAAAGCDFLNGKDESLTDGLFPVLLDGEWGYIDATGRMVIEPTFRQAEPFAEDVALVRTYSGFGFIDRGGTFVIEPRFEEARSFSDGRAAVRMDGRWGYIDHRGAFVINPQFTAAHPFAEGRAFVRTLDYDWAYIDRDGQVVRHETTPDLDEVETPGFSNGLALVRDDGAYGYIDRSGRLVIPLQYAAAHPFSDGRAAVKISDRWGYIDTKQGTAISPQFISAAGFADDRAPVRKDGNQWGYIDARGTLVIPAQFDEARPFSEGRAAVMVDDRWGFIDPAGNFIVEPRFDEVWPFRGGAARVRLDTGERRKYGYIDRQGNYLWYPTD; encoded by the coding sequence ATGAAACGACTGGTACCCTATGGCCTGGCTCTCCTCCTGCTCCCGGCCGCGGCCGGCTGCGACTTTCTCAACGGCAAGGACGAATCCCTGACCGACGGGCTGTTCCCCGTCCTGCTCGACGGGGAATGGGGCTACATCGACGCGACGGGACGCATGGTCATCGAGCCTACGTTCCGCCAGGCCGAACCGTTCGCCGAAGACGTGGCCCTGGTGCGCACCTACAGCGGCTTCGGCTTCATCGACCGCGGAGGCACCTTCGTGATCGAGCCGCGCTTCGAAGAGGCCCGCAGCTTCTCCGACGGGCGGGCCGCCGTGCGCATGGACGGCCGCTGGGGCTACATCGACCACCGCGGGGCCTTCGTCATCAACCCGCAGTTCACCGCCGCCCATCCGTTCGCCGAAGGCCGGGCCTTCGTCCGTACCCTCGACTACGACTGGGCCTACATCGACCGGGACGGGCAGGTCGTCCGTCACGAGACCACGCCCGACCTGGACGAGGTCGAGACGCCCGGCTTTTCCAACGGCCTGGCCCTCGTCCGCGACGACGGCGCCTACGGCTACATCGACCGGTCCGGGCGGCTCGTCATCCCGCTGCAGTATGCCGCCGCCCACCCCTTCTCCGACGGGCGGGCCGCCGTCAAGATCAGCGATCGCTGGGGCTACATCGACACGAAACAGGGCACGGCCATCAGCCCGCAGTTCATCAGCGCCGCCGGCTTCGCCGACGACCGGGCCCCGGTGCGCAAGGACGGCAACCAGTGGGGGTACATCGACGCCCGCGGCACCCTCGTCATCCCCGCCCAGTTCGACGAGGCCCGCCCCTTCTCGGAGGGCCGGGCCGCCGTCATGGTCGACGACCGGTGGGGCTTCATCGACCCGGCGGGTAACTTCATCGTCGAGCCCCGGTTCGACGAGGTGTGGCCCTTCCGGGGCGGTGCCGCCCGCGTCCGCCTCGACACCGGCGAGCGCCGGAAATACGGCTATATCGACCGCCAGGGTAACTACCTCTGGTATCCGACGGACTGA
- a CDS encoding TrmH family RNA methyltransferase: MATRQEQEAAREMAALLAKGLPRTDPLVIDGRRLAPEAVVAILRPYLTDERAARIEAVLDGRTYTVVPVVEGLVDTGNVSAVMRSAEALGYQAFHIITGPERFKTSKRTTQGADKWLDVHTWRTPADAVAYLKAAGYAVVATHLDDTALPIDAFDFTQRTALVFGNERDGVSEELLALADRRCIIPTPGFVESFNISVAAAVSLYHAYRDRLARQGYHGDLTAEERARLRARFYARSVRHARALLRQALAGNPGP, translated from the coding sequence ATGGCAACACGACAGGAGCAGGAGGCGGCCCGTGAGATGGCCGCGTTGCTGGCAAAGGGCCTGCCGCGGACGGACCCGCTGGTGATCGACGGGCGGCGCCTCGCCCCCGAGGCGGTGGTGGCGATCCTGCGGCCCTATCTGACCGATGAACGGGCCGCCCGCATCGAGGCCGTCCTCGACGGGCGCACCTACACGGTGGTGCCGGTCGTGGAGGGCCTCGTGGATACGGGCAACGTGAGCGCCGTCATGCGCAGCGCCGAGGCCCTCGGCTACCAGGCGTTCCACATCATTACCGGGCCGGAGCGGTTCAAGACGTCGAAGCGCACCACGCAGGGGGCCGACAAGTGGCTGGACGTGCACACCTGGCGCACGCCCGCCGACGCCGTCGCCTACCTGAAGGCCGCCGGTTACGCCGTCGTGGCCACCCACCTGGACGACACCGCCCTGCCCATCGACGCCTTCGACTTCACGCAGCGGACGGCGCTCGTCTTCGGCAACGAGCGCGACGGCGTCTCGGAAGAACTGCTGGCGCTGGCGGACCGCCGGTGCATCATCCCCACGCCGGGCTTCGTCGAGAGCTTCAACATCTCGGTGGCGGCCGCTGTCAGCCTCTACCACGCCTACCGCGATCGCCTGGCGCGGCAGGGCTACCATGGCGACCTCACGGCGGAAGAACGGGCTCGCCTCCGTGCCCGGTTCTATGCCCGCTCCGTGCGCCACGCCCGCGCGCTGCTGCGGCAGGCCCTGGCCGGCAACCCGGGGCCGTGA
- a CDS encoding SDR family oxidoreductase: MNLQDKVAVVTGASSGLGRVFSQMLVERGARVFGLARRQERLEAVREALGERFHPVVCDVTDEAAVARAFETIRREGGRLDVLINNAGLGKFGPVDRLSVEDWDVQVATNLRGVFLCTRAAVPVMKQQNAETGFGGHIVNIASIAGLIGNPNISAYNATKFGLRGFSEALMKELRDDGIKVSCVYPGSIATEFFQTSGSNPAPNAMTAEDVGRTVMHLLETPDNYLISEVVMRPLRPRG, from the coding sequence ATGAACCTTCAAGACAAAGTGGCTGTCGTCACCGGTGCCAGCAGCGGGCTGGGCCGGGTTTTCTCGCAGATGCTCGTCGAACGGGGCGCCCGCGTCTTCGGGCTGGCCCGCCGGCAGGAACGCCTGGAGGCCGTGCGCGAGGCCCTGGGCGAGCGGTTTCACCCCGTCGTGTGCGACGTGACCGACGAGGCGGCCGTCGCCCGGGCCTTCGAGACGATCCGGCGCGAGGGCGGCCGCCTGGACGTGCTCATCAACAACGCCGGCCTGGGCAAGTTCGGCCCCGTCGACCGGCTCTCGGTCGAGGACTGGGACGTGCAGGTGGCCACGAACCTGCGCGGCGTCTTCCTCTGCACCCGCGCCGCCGTGCCGGTGATGAAGCAGCAGAACGCCGAGACCGGCTTCGGCGGGCATATCGTCAACATCGCCTCGATCGCCGGGCTGATCGGCAACCCGAACATCAGCGCCTATAACGCCACCAAGTTCGGCCTGCGGGGCTTCTCGGAGGCCCTCATGAAGGAATTGCGCGACGACGGCATCAAGGTCTCGTGCGTCTACCCCGGCTCCATCGCGACGGAGTTTTTCCAGACCTCGGGCAGCAATCCCGCCCCCAACGCCATGACGGCCGAGGACGTGGGCCGCACCGTGATGCACCTGCTCGAGACGCCGGACAATTACCTCATCTCGGAGGTCGTCATGCGGCCGTTGCGACCGCGCGGCTGA
- a CDS encoding TRAP transporter substrate-binding protein — protein sequence MKRRDFVLKAAAGAAATGLLAGCGNRTAGEGGTAAVQTRPRVTWRLVSSFPRSLDTIFGAAEVLAERVRALTEDRFRIRVYPAGEIVPFDQVLESVQKGTVQMGHAASYYFIGKNPALAFDCTVPFGLTARQYNAWLYHGDGLSLTRALFADFNVLNFPGGNTGVQMGGWFRREINSLRDLRGLKMRIPGLGGRVMDRLGVTVQVLAGGDIYPALERGAIDATEWVGPYDDEKLGFHEVARYYYYPGWWEPGPALTFYVNRQAWEGLPGDYRHALEAAAAEANVNMLASYDAKNPPALRRLLEQGVQLRRFPDDVMQAAYREAVDLMEEQAAADATYRKVYESYKAWRADAYRWFDTAEQAYAAFAFRQPFT from the coding sequence ATGAAACGGCGTGACTTTGTCCTCAAGGCCGCCGCCGGTGCCGCCGCGACGGGCCTGCTGGCCGGATGCGGCAACCGGACCGCCGGAGAAGGCGGGACGGCGGCGGTGCAAACCCGGCCCCGCGTGACGTGGCGGCTCGTCTCCAGCTTCCCCCGTTCGCTCGACACCATCTTCGGCGCCGCCGAAGTGCTGGCCGAGCGCGTGCGCGCCCTCACCGAAGACCGCTTCCGTATCCGCGTCTACCCGGCCGGCGAGATCGTCCCGTTCGACCAGGTGCTCGAATCGGTGCAGAAGGGTACGGTTCAGATGGGCCATGCCGCCAGCTACTACTTTATCGGCAAGAACCCCGCGCTGGCCTTCGACTGCACCGTCCCCTTCGGCCTGACGGCCCGCCAGTACAATGCCTGGCTCTACCACGGCGACGGGCTCTCCCTCACGCGCGCCCTCTTCGCCGACTTCAACGTGCTCAACTTCCCCGGTGGCAACACGGGCGTGCAGATGGGGGGCTGGTTCCGCCGCGAGATCAACAGCCTGCGCGACCTGCGGGGCCTGAAGATGCGCATCCCCGGCCTGGGCGGGCGGGTCATGGACCGGCTCGGCGTCACGGTGCAGGTGCTCGCCGGCGGCGACATCTACCCGGCCCTCGAACGCGGTGCCATCGACGCCACGGAATGGGTCGGCCCCTACGACGACGAAAAGCTCGGCTTCCACGAGGTCGCCCGCTACTACTACTATCCGGGCTGGTGGGAGCCCGGCCCGGCCCTGACCTTCTACGTCAACCGGCAGGCCTGGGAAGGCCTGCCCGGGGACTACCGCCACGCCCTCGAAGCCGCCGCCGCCGAGGCCAACGTGAACATGCTCGCCAGCTACGACGCCAAGAACCCGCCGGCGCTGCGCCGCCTCCTCGAACAGGGCGTCCAGCTCCGCCGCTTCCCCGACGACGTCATGCAGGCCGCCTACCGGGAGGCGGTCGACCTGATGGAGGAGCAGGCCGCCGCGGATGCGACCTACCGCAAGGTGTACGAATCGTACAAGGCCTGGCGGGCCGACGCCTACCGGTGGTTCGACACCGCCGAGCAGGCCTATGCCGCGTTCGCCTTTCGCCAGCCCTTCACCTGA
- a CDS encoding TIGR00730 family Rossman fold protein: MLHHVGVYCASSNRIDARYVAVAEEMGRLLAERGLELVYGGGQVGLMGAVARAAHAHGGRVYGVIPEALKTREGVAYDVADELVVTGTMQERKRLIFTRADGFVVLPGGFGTLEELMEVLTLRQLGYHDKPIALVNTDDFFRPLLDLFEHLYRTGFARPEYRVLYHVAPDPAGALDHLAAYRPATRARGMPVRRPPR; the protein is encoded by the coding sequence ATGCTGCACCACGTCGGCGTCTACTGCGCTTCGAGCAACCGCATCGATGCCCGCTATGTTGCCGTGGCCGAGGAGATGGGCCGCCTGCTGGCTGAACGCGGGCTTGAACTCGTCTACGGAGGCGGGCAGGTGGGCCTGATGGGGGCCGTCGCCCGGGCCGCCCACGCGCACGGCGGGCGCGTCTACGGCGTCATCCCCGAAGCCCTCAAAACCCGCGAAGGCGTCGCCTACGACGTGGCCGACGAGCTCGTCGTCACCGGCACGATGCAGGAGCGCAAGCGCCTCATCTTCACCCGCGCCGACGGCTTCGTCGTGCTCCCCGGCGGCTTCGGCACCCTCGAAGAGCTGATGGAGGTCCTCACCCTCCGCCAGCTCGGCTACCACGACAAGCCCATCGCGCTCGTCAACACGGACGACTTCTTTCGCCCGCTCCTCGACCTGTTCGAACACCTCTACCGGACCGGGTTCGCCCGCCCCGAATACCGGGTGCTCTACCACGTCGCACCGGACCCTGCCGGCGCGCTGGACCACCTGGCCGCCTACCGCCCGGCGACCCGGGCACGCGGGATGCCGGTCAGGAGGCCGCCCCGGTAG
- a CDS encoding trans-sulfuration enzyme family protein, whose protein sequence is MTRQGDDYQPTTRLIHGRMHSAAWEYSHHVVPPISTSTTFRLDSQVRGAQGFRTYGHEEESGQPIYIYDRLREPNKDLLEENLAMAEGGEMAVTFASGMGAISAVLGVLLRAGEHLVAHHTLYGCTHSLLNNWLPRFGITHTPVDLTTPEALREHLRPATRVVYLETPANPTLEIVDIAAVVAEVAAANAARAPEERVYVVVDNTFATPFCQRPLEHGADFVVHSLTKGISGYGTDMGGVVIGPRTFRDRLLLYRKDFGGVLSPRAAWSILVYGLPSLAVRMRQQQATARELVRFLANHPAVASVSYPGLPSFAGYAVARRQMIDYEGNFAPGSMVFFELRGATPERQQEAGIRFINHLARHAYTVTLAVSLGNVRTLVEHPSSMTHAPIPLEEQIAMGIRPSGIRLSVGLEAVDDLVRDLEAALEAAQVATGAAS, encoded by the coding sequence ATGACCCGGCAAGGCGACGACTATCAACCCACCACCCGCCTGATTCACGGGCGGATGCATTCGGCGGCCTGGGAGTACAGCCACCACGTCGTGCCGCCCATCTCCACCTCGACGACATTCCGCCTGGACTCGCAGGTGCGGGGGGCACAGGGCTTTCGCACCTACGGGCACGAGGAGGAAAGCGGGCAGCCGATCTACATCTATGACCGCCTCCGCGAGCCGAACAAGGACCTGCTCGAGGAAAACCTGGCCATGGCCGAGGGCGGTGAAATGGCCGTCACGTTTGCCTCGGGCATGGGGGCCATCTCGGCCGTGCTGGGGGTGCTGCTCCGGGCCGGTGAGCATCTGGTGGCGCATCACACGCTCTATGGATGTACCCATTCGCTGCTGAACAACTGGCTGCCGCGCTTCGGGATCACCCACACACCGGTTGATTTGACGACACCGGAAGCGCTTCGCGAGCACCTGCGCCCCGCCACACGGGTGGTCTACCTGGAGACGCCGGCCAATCCGACGCTGGAGATCGTGGACATCGCGGCGGTGGTGGCCGAAGTGGCGGCGGCCAATGCGGCCCGTGCCCCGGAGGAACGGGTCTATGTGGTGGTGGACAACACCTTCGCCACGCCGTTCTGCCAGCGCCCGCTCGAGCACGGGGCCGACTTCGTGGTGCACAGCCTGACGAAGGGCATCAGCGGCTACGGCACGGACATGGGGGGCGTGGTCATCGGCCCGCGCACCTTCCGTGATCGCCTCCTGCTCTACCGGAAGGACTTCGGCGGGGTGCTCTCGCCCCGGGCCGCATGGAGCATCCTGGTCTACGGCCTGCCCAGCCTGGCCGTGCGGATGCGGCAGCAGCAGGCCACGGCCCGCGAGCTCGTCCGTTTCCTGGCCAACCACCCGGCCGTGGCGTCGGTGAGCTATCCGGGGCTGCCGTCGTTCGCGGGGTATGCGGTGGCCCGTCGTCAGATGATCGACTACGAGGGCAACTTTGCGCCGGGCAGTATGGTGTTCTTCGAACTCAGGGGCGCCACGCCGGAGCGGCAGCAGGAGGCCGGCATCCGGTTCATCAACCACCTGGCGCGCCATGCCTACACCGTCACGCTGGCCGTCAGCCTGGGCAACGTGCGGACGCTCGTCGAACATCCCTCCAGCATGACGCACGCGCCGATCCCGCTCGAGGAGCAGATCGCCATGGGCATTCGCCCGAGCGGCATCCGCCTGTCGGTGGGCCTCGAAGCCGTCGACGACCTGGTGCGCGACCTGGAGGCAGCCCTCGAAGCGGCGCAGGTGGCTACCGGGGCGGCCTCCTGA
- a CDS encoding Lrp/AsnC family transcriptional regulator codes for MLESLDHIDRQILDILQEDGGITNVELARRVGLAPATTLDRVKKLRQRGVIRGYVALVDPSKVNQGTIAFVQVTLNAHGADFVQAFREQVQTLPEVLECYHISGESDYLLKVVAPNIQQYEDFLLHKLASIPNIGKIHTSFVLSTVKHATKIPVQMPD; via the coding sequence ATGCTGGAATCCCTGGATCACATCGACCGTCAGATCCTGGACATCCTCCAGGAAGACGGGGGCATTACCAACGTGGAGCTGGCGCGGCGGGTCGGGCTGGCGCCGGCCACCACCCTCGACCGGGTCAAGAAGCTCAGGCAGCGCGGCGTCATCCGCGGCTACGTCGCCCTGGTCGATCCGTCCAAGGTGAATCAGGGCACCATCGCCTTCGTGCAGGTGACCCTGAACGCGCACGGGGCCGACTTCGTGCAGGCGTTCCGCGAGCAGGTACAGACCCTGCCCGAGGTCCTCGAATGCTACCACATCAGCGGGGAGAGTGACTATCTGCTCAAGGTGGTGGCCCCGAACATCCAGCAGTATGAAGACTTTCTCCTGCACAAGCTGGCGTCCATCCCCAACATCGGAAAGATTCACACCTCGTTCGTGCTCTCGACCGTCAAGCACGCGACGAAGATCCCGGTTCAGATGCCGGACTGA
- a CDS encoding DinB family protein, with amino-acid sequence MLEIDVHEEYRRLGTLYEAFDAVLAWPDAQLFLRREDVSAWSVAQHLYHILLANSRMLKAIEAIVAGHPSVQAGEPNRAGWYVLRREDMMRGRGQAPADVHPPAAPTRTDLATTRDRSRHKYEAAAALLPDLPGRPGGLPHPFLGTLSAAQWLRLARIHSAHHLAIIHDVARLPLPHEPAG; translated from the coding sequence ATGCTCGAGATCGACGTACACGAAGAATATCGCCGCCTCGGCACACTGTACGAGGCGTTTGATGCCGTGCTCGCCTGGCCGGACGCGCAACTCTTCCTCCGCCGCGAGGACGTTTCGGCCTGGTCGGTGGCGCAGCACCTTTATCACATCCTGCTGGCCAACAGCCGCATGCTCAAGGCCATCGAGGCGATCGTGGCGGGGCATCCCTCGGTCCAGGCCGGCGAGCCCAACCGGGCCGGCTGGTATGTCCTGCGCCGGGAAGACATGATGCGGGGCCGCGGGCAGGCACCGGCGGACGTGCACCCGCCGGCGGCGCCCACCCGCACCGATCTGGCGACCACGCGAGACCGAAGCCGGCACAAATACGAGGCGGCGGCCGCCCTGCTGCCGGATCTTCCCGGGCGGCCCGGCGGCCTTCCGCACCCGTTTCTGGGCACGCTGAGCGCCGCGCAGTGGCTCCGGCTCGCGCGCATCCACTCCGCCCATCACCTGGCGATCATCCACGACGTGGCCCGCCTGCCCCTCCCGCACGAACCCGCCGGTTGA
- a CDS encoding alpha/beta hydrolase, with translation MAATHVLTVPRTARYVTLGPPQAGDVWFVLHGYGQLAADFIAAFAPVDDGTRLIVAPEGLSRFYVRRNPDRVGASWMTREDRTHEIADYVRYLDAVYDAVFAGRPPGTVHLLGFSQGAATASRWFTMGRARLDRLILWAGPAAHDLDLHTLRARLGEAPLLLVVGTRDEYVDAERLASEENRLRSHNIPYRLLTFDGPHRIDRTTLLRLASG, from the coding sequence ATGGCCGCGACACACGTTCTCACCGTCCCCCGCACGGCACGGTACGTCACGCTGGGCCCGCCGCAGGCCGGCGACGTGTGGTTCGTCCTCCACGGCTACGGCCAGCTCGCCGCCGACTTCATCGCGGCCTTCGCGCCGGTCGACGACGGCACGCGGCTGATCGTGGCGCCCGAGGGCCTCTCCCGCTTCTACGTCCGCCGGAACCCCGACCGGGTGGGTGCCTCGTGGATGACCCGCGAGGACCGCACGCACGAGATTGCCGATTACGTGCGCTACCTGGACGCCGTCTACGACGCCGTCTTTGCCGGACGCCCGCCCGGTACCGTGCACCTGCTCGGCTTCTCTCAGGGTGCGGCCACCGCCTCGCGCTGGTTCACGATGGGCCGCGCCCGCCTCGACCGGCTCATCCTCTGGGCCGGCCCCGCCGCCCACGATCTCGACCTGCACACCCTCCGCGCCCGGCTCGGCGAGGCCCCCCTCCTGCTCGTCGTGGGAACCCGGGACGAATACGTTGACGCCGAACGCCTGGCCTCCGAGGAAAATCGCCTGCGCAGCCACAACATTCCCTATCGCCTCCTGACCTTCGACGGTCCCCACCGAATCGACCGGACCACCCTGCTCCGCCTGGCAAGCGGTTGA
- a CDS encoding TonB-dependent receptor, whose amino-acid sequence MRKTAAPMMLLLLVVVPLHAQDPPEADSLLLRYDLQEIVVQGETPVEERITTVQRLTVADLAPLEALSTDQLTRYLPSAHVQTNSRGETLLFLRNAGERQTAIFLDGALLNIPWDNRLDLGLIPAGLISRMTVTKGAPAIEYGTNVIGGAVNLVSPSFEYEGRLTELGLSYGTADAARAHLVHRGRAGAFSYTAAAGHARRDGLPLPNGTRLAYNQPGTGLRTNTDRRITNAFARGLYTFGDGTRLSLSVLHIDAEQGVAPEGHLPPEDARLWRYPLWRYTVGILSGEGYLTPQTHWKATAWTGDFSQHINAYGSLAFDRPRERQEDDDLTFGTRLALAQALGPGTVRLAINGFVSTHRQRDLVLGDDGRPLPGETFPRLTYRQETFSLGLAYEWPVTDRLQTTASAGYDVMRMPRTGDKPAWDPFSDYSFSAGARYDFEGGFFARGAVGRKTRFPTMRELFGEALNRFLLNPDLRPESALLAEVGLGLERPGLRLEVIPFLNRTSDTIDRINVTVDGERKRQRINLRGSRVLGVEMTAQARLHRYVQGTASLTLTDVKRLKDNPGESERLAEKPDAVGTALLRYAGPQGLSLQLDATYTGRAYSLDEDNTFVPLPRALSLNARIGYRLDDVVPGFTAELFARGDNLTDELVVTQLGLPGAGRMMQAGIEMSF is encoded by the coding sequence ATGAGAAAGACCGCTGCGCCCATGATGCTCCTGCTGCTGGTGGTGGTTCCGCTCCATGCCCAGGACCCGCCCGAGGCCGACTCGCTGCTGCTGCGGTACGATCTGCAGGAAATCGTGGTACAGGGCGAGACGCCGGTCGAAGAACGCATCACGACGGTCCAGCGCCTTACGGTGGCCGACCTGGCCCCGCTGGAAGCCCTCTCCACGGACCAGCTCACCCGCTACCTGCCCTCGGCGCACGTGCAGACGAACTCGCGCGGCGAGACGCTGCTCTTCCTGCGCAATGCCGGCGAACGGCAGACCGCCATCTTCCTCGACGGGGCCCTGCTGAACATCCCCTGGGACAACCGCCTCGACCTGGGCCTGATCCCCGCCGGCCTCATCAGCCGGATGACGGTGACCAAGGGGGCCCCGGCCATCGAATACGGCACGAACGTCATCGGCGGCGCGGTAAACCTGGTCTCGCCGTCCTTCGAATACGAGGGGCGCCTTACCGAACTCGGCCTCTCCTACGGCACGGCCGACGCCGCCCGCGCCCATCTGGTCCACCGGGGGCGTGCCGGCGCCTTCAGCTACACGGCGGCGGCCGGCCACGCACGCCGGGACGGCCTGCCGCTCCCGAACGGAACCCGCCTGGCCTACAACCAGCCCGGCACCGGCCTGCGTACCAACACCGACCGCCGGATCACCAATGCCTTTGCGCGGGGCCTGTACACGTTCGGGGACGGCACCCGGCTGAGCCTGTCGGTCCTCCACATCGACGCCGAACAGGGCGTGGCGCCCGAAGGCCATCTCCCCCCCGAAGACGCCCGCCTCTGGCGCTACCCCCTCTGGCGCTACACCGTCGGCATCCTCAGCGGCGAGGGCTACCTCACGCCGCAGACCCACTGGAAAGCCACTGCCTGGACCGGCGACTTCAGCCAGCACATCAATGCCTACGGCTCCCTCGCCTTCGACCGGCCCCGGGAACGCCAGGAGGACGACGACCTCACCTTCGGCACGCGCCTGGCACTGGCGCAGGCCCTCGGCCCCGGCACAGTCCGCCTGGCCATCAACGGCTTCGTCTCCACCCACCGGCAACGGGACCTCGTACTGGGAGACGACGGGCGCCCCCTTCCCGGCGAAACGTTTCCGCGCCTGACCTACCGGCAGGAAACCTTCAGCCTCGGCCTCGCCTACGAATGGCCCGTGACCGATCGCCTCCAGACCACCGCCAGCGCCGGCTACGACGTCATGCGCATGCCCCGCACGGGCGACAAGCCGGCCTGGGATCCGTTCTCCGACTACAGCTTCTCCGCCGGGGCCCGCTACGACTTCGAAGGCGGCTTCTTCGCCCGCGGCGCCGTCGGCCGCAAAACCCGCTTCCCGACGATGCGCGAGCTCTTCGGGGAAGCCCTCAACCGCTTCCTCCTCAACCCCGACCTCCGGCCCGAGTCGGCCCTGCTGGCCGAAGTGGGCCTGGGCCTCGAACGGCCCGGCCTGCGCCTCGAGGTGATCCCGTTCCTGAACCGCACCTCGGACACCATCGACCGCATCAACGTAACGGTGGACGGGGAGCGCAAACGGCAGCGCATCAACCTGCGGGGCAGCCGCGTGCTGGGCGTCGAAATGACGGCACAGGCCCGCCTCCACCGCTACGTGCAGGGCACCGCCTCGCTGACGCTCACGGACGTAAAGCGCCTGAAGGACAACCCCGGCGAGTCCGAACGCCTGGCCGAGAAGCCGGACGCCGTGGGCACCGCCCTGCTCCGCTATGCCGGCCCGCAGGGCCTCTCCCTGCAGCTCGACGCCACCTACACCGGCCGCGCCTACTCGCTCGACGAAGACAACACGTTCGTCCCCCTGCCCCGCGCCCTCAGCCTCAACGCCCGCATCGGCTACCGCCTCGACGACGTGGTGCCCGGCTTCACCGCGGAACTCTTCGCCCGGGGCGACAACCTGACCGATGAACTGGTCGTGACCCAGCTCGGCCTCCCGGGGGCCGGGCGCATGATGCAGGCCGGCATCGAGATGAGTTTCTGA
- a CDS encoding TRAP transporter large permease, with product MEDWLGPLMFIGALVLIFSGYPVAFALGGTALLFAFIGVEAGLLDWHLLLALPDRTFGVMSNYVLLAVPFFIFMGTMLEKSRLAEDLLTTIGQLFGPLRGGLALAVVFVGALLAAATGVVGASVVAMGMISLPVMLRYGYSRELSTGIITASGTLGQIIPPSVVLVVLADQLGVSVGDLFLGALVPGLMLAGLYALYAVGVAVFRPKRAPALPPEARNLPPKVLLRRVLLVMLPPLVLILLVLGSIFAGIATPTEAGALGALGALLLALAGRRLTLQALRETMAETTRLTAMVMFLLIGSTAFALVFRGLGGDLWIEDLLTNLPGGAAGMLLVANLAIFLLGFFIDFFEIAFIIIPLLAPVALLLGIDLVWFGVMIGMNLQMSFLTPPFGFALFYLRGVAPPEVTTAQIYRGAIPFILIQALGLLLVILFPELVTWLLD from the coding sequence ATGGAAGACTGGCTCGGCCCACTCATGTTCATCGGGGCGCTCGTGCTCATCTTTTCGGGCTACCCGGTGGCGTTTGCGCTCGGCGGCACGGCGCTCCTGTTTGCCTTCATCGGGGTGGAGGCCGGGCTGCTCGACTGGCACCTGCTCCTGGCCCTGCCGGACCGCACGTTCGGCGTGATGTCGAACTATGTGTTGCTGGCGGTGCCGTTCTTCATTTTCATGGGCACGATGCTGGAGAAGTCGCGCCTGGCCGAGGACTTGCTCACGACCATCGGGCAGCTCTTCGGGCCGTTGCGGGGCGGGCTGGCGCTGGCCGTGGTCTTCGTCGGGGCGCTCCTGGCGGCAGCCACGGGGGTCGTCGGGGCGTCGGTGGTGGCCATGGGCATGATCTCGTTGCCGGTGATGCTGCGCTACGGCTATTCGCGGGAGCTTTCGACGGGTATCATCACGGCTTCCGGAACGCTGGGGCAGATCATCCCGCCGAGTGTGGTGCTGGTGGTGCTGGCGGACCAGCTCGGCGTGTCGGTAGGGGATCTGTTCCTGGGGGCCCTGGTGCCGGGACTGATGCTGGCGGGCCTCTACGCGCTGTATGCGGTGGGGGTGGCCGTCTTCCGGCCGAAACGGGCGCCGGCCCTGCCGCCCGAAGCGCGGAACCTGCCCCCGAAGGTGCTCCTGCGCCGGGTGCTGCTGGTGATGTTGCCGCCGCTCGTGCTCATCCTGCTCGTGCTCGGCTCCATCTTTGCCGGCATCGCCACGCCGACGGAGGCCGGCGCCCTGGGCGCCCTGGGGGCCCTGCTGCTGGCGCTCGCAGGCCGGCGACTGACGCTGCAGGCCCTCCGCGAGACCATGGCCGAAACGACCCGCCTCACGGCCATGGTCATGTTCCTGCTCATCGGTTCGACGGCTTTCGCCCTCGTCTTCCGGGGGCTCGGCGGTGACCTCTGGATCGAGGACCTGCTGACCAACCTGCCGGGCGGTGCCGCCGGCATGCTCCTGGTGGCCAACCTGGCGATCTTCCTGCTCGGCTTCTTCATCGACTTCTTCGAGATCGCCTTCATCATCATCCCGTTGCTGGCGCCGGTGGCCCTGTTGCTGGGGATCGATCTGGTGTGGTTCGGGGTGATGATCGGGATGAACCTGCAGATGTCCTTCCTCACACCTCCTTTCGGTTTCGCCCTGTTCTACCTGCGCGGGGTGGCACCGCCCGAGGTAACCACGGCGCAAATCTACCGGGGAGCCATCCCGTTCATCCTCATCCAGGCCCTGGGACTGCTGCTCGTCATCCTTTTTCCCGAACTGGTGACCTGGCTGCTCGATTGA